The Bos indicus x Bos taurus breed Angus x Brahman F1 hybrid chromosome 11, Bos_hybrid_MaternalHap_v2.0, whole genome shotgun sequence genome includes a region encoding these proteins:
- the RABEPK gene encoding rab9 effector protein with kelch motifs isoform X3 has translation MKQLPVLEPGDKPRKETWYTLTLVGDSPCARVGHSCSYLPPVGDAERGKVFIVGGADPNRSFSDVHTIDLGTHQWDLATSEGLLPRYEHTSFIPSCTPHSIWVFGGADQSGNRNCLQVLNPDTRTWTTPEVTGPPPSPRTFHTSSAAIGDQLYVFGGGERGAQPVQDVQLHVFDANTLTWSQPETHGKPPSPRHGHVMVAAGTKLFIHGGLAGDNFYDDLHCIDIKKQHWTLLKFENSPPTGRLDHSMCIIPWPGTCTSEKEDSNSATVNRDAEKGDSTEKGVTQGGDSQEESQADTLLCFVFGGMNTEGEIYDDCIVTAVD, from the exons ATGAAGCAGCTGCCAGTCTTGGAGCCTGGAGACAAGCCCAGGAAAGAAACATG GTACACCCTGACCCTGGTTGGAGACAGCCCCTGTGCACGGGTTGGTCACAGCTGCTCATATTTACCCCCTGTTGGTGATGCCGAGAGAGGGAAGGTCTTCATTGTTGGGGGAGCAGATCCAAACAGAAGCTTCTCAGATGTGCACACCATAGATCTGG GAACACACCAGTGGGATTTAGCCACCTCAGAGGGCCTCCTGCCCCGGTACGAGCACACCAGCTTCATTCCCTCCTGCACACCTCACAGCATCTGGGTGTTTGGAGGGGCCGACCAGTCAGGAAATCGAAACTGCCTGCAAGTTCTGAATCCTG ATACCAGGACTTGGACTACCCCAGAGGTGACCGGCCCACCGCCATCCCCAAGAACTTTCCACACGTCATCGGCAGCCATTGGAGACCAGCTGTATGTCTTTGGGGGCGGAGAGAGAGGTGCCCAGCCCGTGCAGGATGTGCAGCTTCATGTGTTTGATGCAA ACACCCTGACCTGGTCACAACCAGAGACACATGGAAAACCTCCATCCCCCCGACATGGTCACGTGATGGTGGCAGCAGGGACAAAGCTCTTCATCCATGGTGGCTTGGCAGGGGACAATTTCTATGATGATCTCCATTGCATTGATATCA aaaagcagcattggaccttgcttaaATTTGAGAATTCTCCACCCACTGGACGGTTGGACCATTCCATGTGTATCATTCCGTGGCCAGGGACGTGTACTTCTGAGAAAGAAGATTCAAATTCTGCCACTGTAAACCGTGATGCTGAGAAAGGGGATTCCACTGAGAAAGGAGTGACTCAAGGTGGTGACTCACAGGAGGAAAGTCAGGCTGACACACTGCTCTGTTTCGTGTTCGGTGGAATGAATACAGAGGGGGAAATCTATGACGATTGTATTGTGACTGCAGTTGATTAA
- the HSPA5 gene encoding endoplasmic reticulum chaperone BiP — MKLSLVAAVLLLLLGTARAEEEDKKEDVGTVVGIDLGTTYSCVGVFKNGRVEIIANDQGNRITPSYVAFTPEGERLIGDAAKNQLTSNPENTVFDAKRLIGRTWNDPSVQQDIKFLPFKVVEKKTKPYIQVDVGGGQTKTFAPEEISAMVLTKMKETAEAYLGKKVTHAVVTVPAYFNDAQRQATKDAGTIAGLNVMRIINEPTAAAIAYGLDKREGEKNILVFDLGGGTFDVSLLTIDNGVFEVVATNGDTHLGGEDFDQRVMEHFIKLYKKKTGKDVRKDNRAVQKLRREVEKAKRALSSQHQARIEIESFYEGEDFSETLTRAKFEELNMDLFRSTMKPVQKVLEDSDLKKSDIDEIVLVGGSTRIPKIQQLVKEFFNGKEPSRGINPDEAVAYGAAVQAGVLSGDQDTGDLVLLDVCPLTLGIETVGGVMTKLIPRNTVVPTKKSQIFSTASDNQPTVTIKVYEGERPLTKDNHLLGTFDLTGIPPAPRGVPQIEVTFEIDVNGILRVTAEDKGTGNKNKITITNDQNRLTPEEIERMVNDAEKFAEEDKKLKERIDTRNELESYAYSLKNQIGDKEKLGGKLSSEDKETMEKAVEEKIEWLESHQDADIEDFKAKKKELEEIVQPIISKLYGSAGPPPTSEEEAADKDEL, encoded by the exons ATGAAGCTGTCCCTGGTGGCTgcggtgctgctgctgctgcttggcaCGGCACGCGCGGAGGAGGAGGACAAGAAGGAGGACGTGGGCACGGTGGTCGGCATCGACCTGGGTACCACCTACTCCTG CGTCGGGGTGTTCAAGAACGGCCGCGTGGAGATCATCGCCAACGATCAAGGCAACCGCATCACGCCGTCTTATGTGGCTTTCACTCCTGAAGGGGAGCGTCTGATCGGCGATGCAGCCAAGAACCAGCTCACCTCCAATCCGGAGAACACAGTCTTCGACGCCAAGCGACTCATCGGCCGGACGTGGAATGACCCGTCCGTGCAGCAGGACATCAAGTTCTTGCCTTTCAAG GTGgttgaaaagaaaactaaaccaTACATTCAAGTTGATGTTGGAGGTGGGCAAACAAAGACATTTGCTCCTGAAGAAATTTCTGCCATGGTTCTCACTAAAATGAAGGAAACTGCTGAGGCTTATTTGGGAAAGAAG GTTACTCATGCAGTTGTTACTGTACCAGCATATTTCAATGATGCCCAACGCCAGGCAACCAAAGATGCTGGAACTATTGCTGGACTGAATGTCATGAGGATCATCAATGAGCC TACAGCAGCTGCTATTGCTTATGGCCTGGAtaagagggaaggggagaagaaCATCCTGGTGTTTGACCTGGGTGGTGGAACCTTTGATGTGTCTCTTCTCACCATTGATAATGGTGTCTTTGAAGTCGTGGCCACTAATGGAGATACTCATCTGGGTGGAGAAGACTTTGACCAGCGTGTCATGGAACACTTCATCAAACTCTACAAAAAGAAGACTGGCAAAGATGTTCGGAAGGACAACAGAGCTGTGCAGAAACTCCGGCGTGAGGTAGAAAAGGCCAAACGGGCCCTGTCTTCCCAACATCAAGCAAGAATTGAAATTGAGTCCTTCTATGAAGGAGAAGACTTCTCGGAGACCCTGACTCGGGCTAAATTTGAAGAGCTAAACATG GACCTGTTCCGTTCCACCATGAAGCCTGTCCAGAAAGTGTTGGAAGATTCTGATTTAAAGAAGTCTGATATTGATGAAATTGTTCTTGTTGGTGGCTCTACTAGAATCCCAAAGATTCAACAGCTGGTTAAAGAGTTTTTTAATGGCAAGGAGCCATCCCGTGGCATAAACCCAGATGAGGCTGTGGCATATGGTGCCGCTGTCCAGGCTGGTGTGCTCTCTGGTGATCAAGATACAG GTGACCTGGTACTGCTTGATGTATGTCCCCTGACACTTGGTATTGAAACTGTGGGAGGTGTCATGACCAAATTGATTCCAAGGAACACTGTGGTGCCCACCAAGAAGTCTCAGATCTTTTCTACAGCCTCTGATAATCAACCAACTGTTACCATCAAGGTCTATGAAG GTGAACGACCCCTGACGAAAGACAATCACCTTCTGGGAACTTTCGACCTGACTGGAATTCCTCCTGCACCCCGTGGGGTCCCACAGATTGAAGTCACCTTTGAGATAGATGTGAATGGCATTCTTCGAGTGACAGCTGAAGACAAAGGTACAGGCAACAAAAATAAGATCACAATTACCAATGACCAAAATCGCCTGACACCTGAAGAAATTGAAAGAATGGTCAATGATGCTGAGAAGTTTGCTGAGGAAGACAAAAAGCTCAAGGAGCGCATCGACACAAGAAATGAATTGGAAAGCTATGCCTACTCTCTTAAGAATCAGATTGGAGATAAAGAAAAACTGGGAGGTAAACTTTCCTCAGAAGATAAGGAGACCATGGAAAAAGCTGTAGAAGAAAAGATTGAGTGGCTGGAAAGTCACCAAGATGCTGACATTGAAGATTTCAAAGCTAAAAAGAAGGAGCTAGAAGAAATTGTTCAGCCAATTATCAGCAAACTCTATGGAAGTGCAGGCCCTCCCCCAACCAGTGAGGAGGAAGCAGCAGACAAAGATGAGTTGTAG
- the RABEPK gene encoding rab9 effector protein with kelch motifs isoform X1 yields MKQLPVLEPGDKPRKETWYTLTLVGDSPCARVGHSCSYLPPVGDAERGKVFIVGGADPNRSFSDVHTIDLGTHQWDLATSEGLLPRYEHTSFIPSCTPHSIWVFGGADQSGNRNCLQVLNPDTRTWTTPEVTGPPPSPRTFHTSSAAIGDQLYVFGGGERGAQPVQDVQLHVFDANTLTWSQPETHGKPPSPRHGHVMVAAGTKLFIHGGLAGDNFYDDLHCIDISDMKWQKLRPTGAAPTGCAAHSAVAVGKHLYVFGGMTPTGALNTMYQYHIEKQHWTLLKFENSPPTGRLDHSMCIIPWPGTCTSEKEDSNSATVNRDAEKGDSTEKGVTQGGDSQEESQADTLLCFVFGGMNTEGEIYDDCIVTAVD; encoded by the exons ATGAAGCAGCTGCCAGTCTTGGAGCCTGGAGACAAGCCCAGGAAAGAAACATG GTACACCCTGACCCTGGTTGGAGACAGCCCCTGTGCACGGGTTGGTCACAGCTGCTCATATTTACCCCCTGTTGGTGATGCCGAGAGAGGGAAGGTCTTCATTGTTGGGGGAGCAGATCCAAACAGAAGCTTCTCAGATGTGCACACCATAGATCTGG GAACACACCAGTGGGATTTAGCCACCTCAGAGGGCCTCCTGCCCCGGTACGAGCACACCAGCTTCATTCCCTCCTGCACACCTCACAGCATCTGGGTGTTTGGAGGGGCCGACCAGTCAGGAAATCGAAACTGCCTGCAAGTTCTGAATCCTG ATACCAGGACTTGGACTACCCCAGAGGTGACCGGCCCACCGCCATCCCCAAGAACTTTCCACACGTCATCGGCAGCCATTGGAGACCAGCTGTATGTCTTTGGGGGCGGAGAGAGAGGTGCCCAGCCCGTGCAGGATGTGCAGCTTCATGTGTTTGATGCAA ACACCCTGACCTGGTCACAACCAGAGACACATGGAAAACCTCCATCCCCCCGACATGGTCACGTGATGGTGGCAGCAGGGACAAAGCTCTTCATCCATGGTGGCTTGGCAGGGGACAATTTCTATGATGATCTCCATTGCATTGATATCA GTGACATGAAGTGGCAGAAGCTAAGGCCCACTGGGGCAGCTCCCACAGGCTGTGCTGCCCACTCAGCTGTGGCTGTGGGGAAACACCTGTATGTCTTCGGAGGAATGACTCCCACAGGAGCCCTGAATACAATGTACCAGTATCACATAG aaaagcagcattggaccttgcttaaATTTGAGAATTCTCCACCCACTGGACGGTTGGACCATTCCATGTGTATCATTCCGTGGCCAGGGACGTGTACTTCTGAGAAAGAAGATTCAAATTCTGCCACTGTAAACCGTGATGCTGAGAAAGGGGATTCCACTGAGAAAGGAGTGACTCAAGGTGGTGACTCACAGGAGGAAAGTCAGGCTGACACACTGCTCTGTTTCGTGTTCGGTGGAATGAATACAGAGGGGGAAATCTATGACGATTGTATTGTGACTGCAGTTGATTAA
- the RABEPK gene encoding rab9 effector protein with kelch motifs isoform X4, translated as MKQLPVLEPGDKPRKETWYTLTLVGDSPCARVGHSCSYLPPVGDAERGKVFIVGGADPNRSFSDVHTIDLGTHQWDLATSEGLLPRYEHTSFIPSCTPHSIWVFGGADQSGNRNCLQVLNPDTLTWSQPETHGKPPSPRHGHVMVAAGTKLFIHGGLAGDNFYDDLHCIDISDMKWQKLRPTGAAPTGCAAHSAVAVGKHLYVFGGMTPTGALNTMYQYHIEKQHWTLLKFENSPPTGRLDHSMCIIPWPGTCTSEKEDSNSATVNRDAEKGDSTEKGVTQGGDSQEESQADTLLCFVFGGMNTEGEIYDDCIVTAVD; from the exons ATGAAGCAGCTGCCAGTCTTGGAGCCTGGAGACAAGCCCAGGAAAGAAACATG GTACACCCTGACCCTGGTTGGAGACAGCCCCTGTGCACGGGTTGGTCACAGCTGCTCATATTTACCCCCTGTTGGTGATGCCGAGAGAGGGAAGGTCTTCATTGTTGGGGGAGCAGATCCAAACAGAAGCTTCTCAGATGTGCACACCATAGATCTGG GAACACACCAGTGGGATTTAGCCACCTCAGAGGGCCTCCTGCCCCGGTACGAGCACACCAGCTTCATTCCCTCCTGCACACCTCACAGCATCTGGGTGTTTGGAGGGGCCGACCAGTCAGGAAATCGAAACTGCCTGCAAGTTCTGAATCCTG ACACCCTGACCTGGTCACAACCAGAGACACATGGAAAACCTCCATCCCCCCGACATGGTCACGTGATGGTGGCAGCAGGGACAAAGCTCTTCATCCATGGTGGCTTGGCAGGGGACAATTTCTATGATGATCTCCATTGCATTGATATCA GTGACATGAAGTGGCAGAAGCTAAGGCCCACTGGGGCAGCTCCCACAGGCTGTGCTGCCCACTCAGCTGTGGCTGTGGGGAAACACCTGTATGTCTTCGGAGGAATGACTCCCACAGGAGCCCTGAATACAATGTACCAGTATCACATAG aaaagcagcattggaccttgcttaaATTTGAGAATTCTCCACCCACTGGACGGTTGGACCATTCCATGTGTATCATTCCGTGGCCAGGGACGTGTACTTCTGAGAAAGAAGATTCAAATTCTGCCACTGTAAACCGTGATGCTGAGAAAGGGGATTCCACTGAGAAAGGAGTGACTCAAGGTGGTGACTCACAGGAGGAAAGTCAGGCTGACACACTGCTCTGTTTCGTGTTCGGTGGAATGAATACAGAGGGGGAAATCTATGACGATTGTATTGTGACTGCAGTTGATTAA
- the RABEPK gene encoding rab9 effector protein with kelch motifs isoform X5, producing MKLSAVSGTHQWDLATSEGLLPRYEHTSFIPSCTPHSIWVFGGADQSGNRNCLQVLNPDTRTWTTPEVTGPPPSPRTFHTSSAAIGDQLYVFGGGERGAQPVQDVQLHVFDANTLTWSQPETHGKPPSPRHGHVMVAAGTKLFIHGGLAGDNFYDDLHCIDISDMKWQKLRPTGAAPTGCAAHSAVAVGKHLYVFGGMTPTGALNTMYQYHIEKQHWTLLKFENSPPTGRLDHSMCIIPWPGTCTSEKEDSNSATVNRDAEKGDSTEKGVTQGGDSQEESQADTLLCFVFGGMNTEGEIYDDCIVTAVD from the exons ATGAAACTGTCTGCAGTTTCTG GAACACACCAGTGGGATTTAGCCACCTCAGAGGGCCTCCTGCCCCGGTACGAGCACACCAGCTTCATTCCCTCCTGCACACCTCACAGCATCTGGGTGTTTGGAGGGGCCGACCAGTCAGGAAATCGAAACTGCCTGCAAGTTCTGAATCCTG ATACCAGGACTTGGACTACCCCAGAGGTGACCGGCCCACCGCCATCCCCAAGAACTTTCCACACGTCATCGGCAGCCATTGGAGACCAGCTGTATGTCTTTGGGGGCGGAGAGAGAGGTGCCCAGCCCGTGCAGGATGTGCAGCTTCATGTGTTTGATGCAA ACACCCTGACCTGGTCACAACCAGAGACACATGGAAAACCTCCATCCCCCCGACATGGTCACGTGATGGTGGCAGCAGGGACAAAGCTCTTCATCCATGGTGGCTTGGCAGGGGACAATTTCTATGATGATCTCCATTGCATTGATATCA GTGACATGAAGTGGCAGAAGCTAAGGCCCACTGGGGCAGCTCCCACAGGCTGTGCTGCCCACTCAGCTGTGGCTGTGGGGAAACACCTGTATGTCTTCGGAGGAATGACTCCCACAGGAGCCCTGAATACAATGTACCAGTATCACATAG aaaagcagcattggaccttgcttaaATTTGAGAATTCTCCACCCACTGGACGGTTGGACCATTCCATGTGTATCATTCCGTGGCCAGGGACGTGTACTTCTGAGAAAGAAGATTCAAATTCTGCCACTGTAAACCGTGATGCTGAGAAAGGGGATTCCACTGAGAAAGGAGTGACTCAAGGTGGTGACTCACAGGAGGAAAGTCAGGCTGACACACTGCTCTGTTTCGTGTTCGGTGGAATGAATACAGAGGGGGAAATCTATGACGATTGTATTGTGACTGCAGTTGATTAA
- the RABEPK gene encoding rab9 effector protein with kelch motifs isoform X2: MKNSRDETVCSFWYTLTLVGDSPCARVGHSCSYLPPVGDAERGKVFIVGGADPNRSFSDVHTIDLGTHQWDLATSEGLLPRYEHTSFIPSCTPHSIWVFGGADQSGNRNCLQVLNPDTRTWTTPEVTGPPPSPRTFHTSSAAIGDQLYVFGGGERGAQPVQDVQLHVFDANTLTWSQPETHGKPPSPRHGHVMVAAGTKLFIHGGLAGDNFYDDLHCIDISDMKWQKLRPTGAAPTGCAAHSAVAVGKHLYVFGGMTPTGALNTMYQYHIEKQHWTLLKFENSPPTGRLDHSMCIIPWPGTCTSEKEDSNSATVNRDAEKGDSTEKGVTQGGDSQEESQADTLLCFVFGGMNTEGEIYDDCIVTAVD; the protein is encoded by the exons ATGAAAAACAGTAGAGATGAAACTGTCTGCAGTTTCTG GTACACCCTGACCCTGGTTGGAGACAGCCCCTGTGCACGGGTTGGTCACAGCTGCTCATATTTACCCCCTGTTGGTGATGCCGAGAGAGGGAAGGTCTTCATTGTTGGGGGAGCAGATCCAAACAGAAGCTTCTCAGATGTGCACACCATAGATCTGG GAACACACCAGTGGGATTTAGCCACCTCAGAGGGCCTCCTGCCCCGGTACGAGCACACCAGCTTCATTCCCTCCTGCACACCTCACAGCATCTGGGTGTTTGGAGGGGCCGACCAGTCAGGAAATCGAAACTGCCTGCAAGTTCTGAATCCTG ATACCAGGACTTGGACTACCCCAGAGGTGACCGGCCCACCGCCATCCCCAAGAACTTTCCACACGTCATCGGCAGCCATTGGAGACCAGCTGTATGTCTTTGGGGGCGGAGAGAGAGGTGCCCAGCCCGTGCAGGATGTGCAGCTTCATGTGTTTGATGCAA ACACCCTGACCTGGTCACAACCAGAGACACATGGAAAACCTCCATCCCCCCGACATGGTCACGTGATGGTGGCAGCAGGGACAAAGCTCTTCATCCATGGTGGCTTGGCAGGGGACAATTTCTATGATGATCTCCATTGCATTGATATCA GTGACATGAAGTGGCAGAAGCTAAGGCCCACTGGGGCAGCTCCCACAGGCTGTGCTGCCCACTCAGCTGTGGCTGTGGGGAAACACCTGTATGTCTTCGGAGGAATGACTCCCACAGGAGCCCTGAATACAATGTACCAGTATCACATAG aaaagcagcattggaccttgcttaaATTTGAGAATTCTCCACCCACTGGACGGTTGGACCATTCCATGTGTATCATTCCGTGGCCAGGGACGTGTACTTCTGAGAAAGAAGATTCAAATTCTGCCACTGTAAACCGTGATGCTGAGAAAGGGGATTCCACTGAGAAAGGAGTGACTCAAGGTGGTGACTCACAGGAGGAAAGTCAGGCTGACACACTGCTCTGTTTCGTGTTCGGTGGAATGAATACAGAGGGGGAAATCTATGACGATTGTATTGTGACTGCAGTTGATTAA